Below is a window of Populus alba chromosome 2, ASM523922v2, whole genome shotgun sequence DNA.
tacctcttttctttttttggtgatttgaattttcatggtcttttttttttttttatggacatGAGCTGCTCCTATAAAGCCTacacttgtttttttgtttgtggaaCCTGATTTGATTTGGGTAGATATGCATTTAGCTTTCCATGAAGGGTTTTCTTTActgtttatatttaatagttGGTGCCTTAGTGAGTTCGCTACTTCACTTGTATTACTCTACTAGgtggctagtttttttttttatagatttttcatcttttttttctttcaatggaTGCATTCGCtggcttttttttatcttttatttttttatttttttattaagggttGTCGGGCACAACCTTTTTTGAACTGTTTAgtgtttctgatttttttagcaGAAAAGTTGTGTATTGAATGGAAGTAAACACATGTATTATTGTGAATTTGTTGTTGAGGGTAAATGTTTTTTGTAGGATGACCAGTGTTGAAAATGAGTACgggaataattatttattatgctTGGAAATTTTTCTTACCACTTATTGTGTTGTCTTTCCTCCTATTGTAAGTAttcattgaattgtttttgcttCATTTCTCTCCAGCAAATCCATGCGCTTGTCATGTCTTTAAACTTCTCTGCTATTGAAATCAAGACTATCAATTCGCTCGAGTCGTGGAATGGAGGTGTTCTGGTGATGGTGTCTGGTTCTGTTAAGACCAAGGATTTTGTTAATAGAAGGAAATTTGTTCAGACCTTTTTCCTGGCTCCACAGGAGAAAGGTTACTTTGTTCTCAACGATATCTTTCACTTTGTTGATGATGGAGTTGTTTACCAACAAAATCTAGCACCCGGGCCATCAGAAAACATGTACATGCAACATCCAGTGGCTGTATCATCTGACGAGACTTTTGATGCACAATTAGATTCTTCTCACTCTCCTCCAGAGCCTCCAGGTAATAGGATGATGATGGGTACAATGaagtattaaatttaattgtgaATTGAGTAGTGTGGTTATATACTGGTgtgatgaattaaaaatttcCCTTTTTTCATTGTCTGCTTCTCCTTGGGCTTTGGTTTGAGCTGTGAAAGGGTGGGGGTGGGGTGAGTTTATAAGTTTGGATCTAATAGTTtaactgaaaaacaaaatcaggaTTGTATGTGTGTacacttgttttttaattttaaaatcaatgaactTTTAATCTCTCGGTTTCTAGTTTCTGAGGgtcatttgatattattatttggtCTAATCTGTGAGTTTTGGCAGTTTCTGACTATGTTTTGGAGGAAGAAGCTAGAGAATATGTGAACTCAGTTCGCATAGATGATGATCCAGTTGACAAGTACAGTCTCCCAGAGCAACAAGAGCAACAAGACTTTGAGACTGAAATTGTAGTAGATGAAACTCCTGTAGTGGAAACACCTGCTTCATTTCAAAGTGCTGTAAATGTTGGACAAGATTTTCCAACTGCTGCTCCAGAAGAACCCATGGAAGAGCCTCAAAAGAAAACTTACGCTTCAATAGTAGGCATCTATTCTTTGCTtgtgtttgtttcttgttttgttttgcatgcACCTCTGcatctttgtgttttttagcCATACAAGGCATATCTAAAATGATTTAGAAGTGGTTATTTTAACTTTTGAGTACAATCAATTCTGATGAAGGCCTCTTTGTTGATGCCTTCTTAATATAGAAAGCTAGGCATAAAAGTTGTGAAAGATCAAGGTGATAAACTTTGCACATATATAGTCAAATTTAAACCAGAAAGAAAACATAATGTACGTACAAAAGAGAAGGGGATGAGGGATAGTATTTGCATAAAATATTTCAGGAACagagttgtttttattttcatgtttttccctGTGGTATCTCTTGCTGTTAACTTATTTTCGCTGGGACATGGAAAGTAACTTTTAATCTGTATTTTTTCTGATGGTGGACATGTAATAGCTACTAGTTTCCAAGGGGCTGTCTTCTTCATCAGTTGTCACTCAGCCGCCTGTTAACAGGAGTGCCCCTACAACTTCTGATTGGAATCATATGCCAACAACCACTGCACTGCAGCCAGAATCTGTATCATATGCAACAGAAACTGGAGTTGAGGCTACAGAGGAAAGCTTTGGAGTAGACGAAGGTCAAGCATGTGATTCTACCTTAAAAGCTCTTCCTTATAACATGACTTACTGTGCTCTGGTGATATTGTTCTCCCTTGTCTGGATTTTTCAGTGATCTTGCTTAATTTATGCATTCTACCATTTTTTACTTTTGGATGGAACTTTTGAATTTTGTAGCTAACTATACTCCGGATATGACTGGTGCCTTGGAAGGAGTTGATGAGCTCACTGCCGGCAAACACAATACCttgatttcttgtttaattgCCACACAATCTTTATACATTTTGCAAGTTTTTGTGAGAAGTTTTCAACATGAACTATTTTTTTGGCAGCAGCACAACTATCTGGGCAAATTTTCCTCACTGCATGATGATTTTTGTAGCTTATCACTTTTTCCCCttgaatgatatttatatttgcAGTGTTGCATTCTATATATTTGAAACCTGAGAGAACATATTCCTGTAGCAATTAACATAGCTGGAATGCATCAAGTTGATTCTTGATCATCCTCCCATACAGGTGAACCAAAATCTGTCTATGTGAGAAACTTGCCCTCTGATGTTACTGCTGCAGAAATTGAGGAGGAGTTTAAGCACTTTGGTAGAATCAAACCTGATGGTGTTTTTGTTAGGAATCGCAAGGTGAACCTCCTCCTGTCTTCTCCACTATATATTGTCATGTAACTTTTTACGGTGGCTGAAATAACAATTGATTCATGCAGGATGTTGTTGGTGTTTGCTATGCTTTTGTTGAGTTTGAAGATCTTCTAAGTGTTCAAAATGCaatcaaggtttgaatttaatatcatttaaggattgttttctttttatcttatttgcTTGCTAATTTATCTCTATGCTTAATGTCAATGCATTCCCCTTTTTGCATGTTCGTAGCCTTCAGCATCTATAAGGATGAAATTTCTCCATCATTCGATTTAACTCATAGTTCTAGCTTTGTTCAAGTTTCATTTGATTTTCTCCGGTCCTTGTAAATATTTGGTAAGATGCTATGAATTGGGTATATCATGTTCCTATGATTTGCTTTTGACATGCAAAACATGGACTGACatgttatttgattaattatagaatgaaaattaaatccatGCGGGTTTGTATTTCGGAGAAATATAGACATGTTATTTGATAgtattgcttctttttttttttttttttggtgatgcAAACATCTGGCACATTCATGTCTGGGGATTTCAACATTTTCTGATGCTGTATTTGTACGCAGTATTTCTTCTGctcaactcttttttcttttttcttttttcttttccattttttgaaTGCAGGCATCTCCAATACAGCTGGCTGGAAGGCCAGTCTACATTGAGGAGCGAAGACCCAGCACCAGTATTGCTTCTCGAGGTGGAAGTATGTGCATTCATtcattccttctctctctctccccctccctctctctctcttttatttagtTGTAATTGTTAAGTGGAGGTCTTTTTTGTATTGAGATCAAATCCATACAATAATAAGACAAAGGTAGGTATCTGattgatgattgttttttttaagcagTGGCGGTTTAAATAGAATTGATGCCACAAATAAATGTTTACGTGGTGATTGTGAAGTTATCAATTGCAAATGCGCAATAACCTCAATGGCCAAGGTGGCAGCAGCTGTGTTTGTTCTTGTACCTGCTATAGGACTTAGATTATTCCATGTTGCTTTTGGAAAGTAATATTACTGTCATCACCTGCCATGTCCTTGTGTTTTGTATCATGCTTAGGGCAGTCAATGCTTTTGACCTTTGTGCTATTGTAGCCCTGCAAAAAAATTGCTTGATTTGTGCTCTGTGCAGGAGGAAGAGGGAGAGGTTACCAAACAGATGCGCCAAGGGGTCGTTTTGGTGGCCGTAGTTTGGGAAGGGGAGGCAATCAAGACGGTGGTGACTACAACAGAGCAAGAGGCAATGGTTTCTATCAGCGTGCGTTCTGATAGGACGAAGGTTATCAGGGAATGAAGTGTGAAAAGGATGAATCACTCTGCCTGGACCTGGGTTTTTTGATCCGAAGGTTATATACAGGTTTTTTGAGCTGTTGATTCCTGATTGAATATTTTCCTTTGATTGGTTTCAGGAAAGATATGTACTTTTAAAGTGTGTCGTTTCACGTGAAAGGAGTTTCAAATGTATCCTGTGCAATTTGTTCTTGGTTATATAGATACGCTCCGAATCCCCCTTGAATGGTTTTTATCACACAGTTCGAGTGGGAAAATTTTGATTCAAGCTCAATGTGGTGAATCGATGTGATCTGCAGATTTTATGGTTTAGaagatcattttttcttttgtgggaTTGTTTGCCCTATTGCTATATGCAGAGCCCAAATTAGTCCCCTTCCTAGCAGCCGAGCTGTGAGTGCTCATATATACCTTTCAAGCACACTAGTGTTCGTAAACATGTTCATctgtttgataaaattaagcccATGTCCAACTGTAAGGTCTCTTCTATGGTTTAAGCGTAATAGCGTCTGAAAATTGCATTAAGCCCCGAAATTAAATGAAACCACTGTAGCATTTGTTACTTTCCAATCTTAGAAATTGGAATAgtgattctttaaaaaatctaagtttGGTCCGGAAGCTTCACGCGCCTGggctattttctttcaataCCTTTGCCCCACACAGCTaagcttcttttattttcagttttttagttttttgctactttatgtttgtattttttaagaaaacaaaattgaattgttttagATCTGGTTTAGTAGCTGGTCCAGTTTAAAATTCaggttatttaaattaatttttttaaaattaaaacaaagtcgttttagtaataaaaacaaaagtcaacgggttgTAATCAGTTTTTTAACCATATCTTGTTATGGGTAGTAcctgattttattttcaacctGCTTCAGTTCCTGCTCCAGGTTGACTTGttgggtcgggtttcaaaaatatagttttcagACTTGGCCCGATGGCAGGCTTGGTTTAAGGCCTGAGTTTTGGGTTTTgtccaagttaatttttatttttttaatcaaaacgacattgtttcagtaaaaaaacaaaagtcaatagaTTGCAATCTAGTTTTTAAAGGGGGTCTTGCCTGGTTATTGGGTCAAccaggttttttctttctctattttttcttcagcCTTACTCAATTCTAACCTCAAGTCGGTTGGGTCCCGGATCGACCTGCCGGACCAGGCCGAGTTTGAAAACTATAGAATTTAACGTATTAAAGGGTCacaagtttaacaagttaattcaTAATATccaagttattattttatttttttcttatctttttgttattagtgatatatattttttatttaactcatatctaaataaatataatttaattatttgttattaatgaTGTTCCTTTGCCATCTTAGCTTTGTGTCTAttacacccttttttttttactttttcaaaaaaatatgtttcataCAAAATGCGTTTTATTCTCATATAATTAagaataatatgaaaattttattttactaaataaaaataatattttaagaaatatagtaaacacaattaaataaatatcaatttttttttataactaaaaatacATTGCGCCTGCGCGCTCCGCGGTGCGGTGCTGAGTACAAAACTAGAGTCTGCCAACTGCTGCCATTCACCACAGTTGACAGAGTGTTTTAATGTTGAGCAATTCTAGTATTGGAATCGAAGGCATTTATTGATAGACACGATGATCTTGTTTATGATACAGTTTTTACATAGTTGGTGCTTTTCGCCATGGATTCTCTAACCACAACGCCTTCAGTTAACGGCTTAACCTCTGGCAAAAACCACCGCTCCTTCATGGAAACGTGGTGGCTTAGCATCGAATTCTTTCTGCGGCACCTTACATtcgacatcatcatcatcatcatcatcctctgTTTCCCATAGGAAACTAGCATATGCTGCATGAACATGGCTGTAAACAAAGATCGAGAATTTGTTAAGTTGAAGCGCCTTGATGATCATAATCTGATTCTAGGACATAATGTTATGCTTTTCTTACCAATCTTCTGGAGAAGCCTGGACTCCACGCTCGAAGTAGCTCGAAGCTCTATCTTGGTCTTGATGCAGTTCCCATACTAACTTTCCATATTGTGACAGTATTTCACCATCTTTAGGATCTGCTAAGATAGCTCTGGAGTAATACTCCTCGGCTCCCTGAAGGTCTCGCTTTGTCTGCGAAATATTTGTGGTTTTAGCATCAGTTTTGAGCAAGTAACAGTTAAAAAATTCCATTTGAGGGATGTGTTCTTATGATCATCCGAGAAAGAGAGAGACTGATCGATTGACGCCCAAGCTGATTTAAACTATACTCCTTGCCATtgaaccaaataaaaagaaagaaattagacTTGAAGTAATGGAACAGGACTCACCTGATACAAAAATTGAGCATAGTTCCTCAAAAACAAAGGGTTGCCAGGATTTTCCTGCACCATCCTCTTATAATACTCCTCCGTGCCATGCATGTCTCCACCTCCTGAATCAAACTCATCACCACTACCACCTCCACTTCTGCCACCAtaacctccaccaccaccatttcCATTACTGCCACAATCAATGCCAGGCCCTCTTGCAAGGTGCATCTCTTCACCAATCCactctcttttctcttcaaaatttACGTTCCAATAAATCCTATCCATGACTCTCACCTCCTCAGTCAAAACCATGTTCTCCATCTTATTACTTAAACCAAAGTGGCCATTTTCCGCCGCCACATTCTCTTCTAATTCTGCTCTCTCTTCCTCATCTTGGACGTCACTCTGATCTTCATCTTCCTCGTCCTCATCTTCATAGCGACCTCGCGAAgtactaaaagaaaatgatggtaTAGTTTCTAACATCAAGCACTTTGATCTCCCGGAGACTTTCCTGGTTTGGTTCGGATTGTAGTGCTGCTCATCGTTGTTGTTAGAAGAATAGTCTAGTAGCCCTTGAAGGTTTCCCTCAGACTGAGCACGACGAAAGCCTTGATGGGAACGACCAGAGAATTCAGAAATGGAAGGAGAGATGGGAGAGGAGGTGCAGGAGATGGTGCTGAGACAGAAGCAACCAGTTTGGTGGTACGGAAGTTTGTTTATGCTTTGATGGTGAATTGGGCTGTGCTTGAATGTGGTGTTAATATCATGGTGGtgattgctgctgctgttgttagGGCTGTCGGAGATAGACGATAGCAGGGATCCAAGAACTGGTGTTGAAGAGCTCCTTAGCAACATGGTTGCTTGTAACATGTAGCCCTTTAGCTGTTAAAACCAAGGGTGTAAGATTCAGTGAatagatcaagaaaaaaacaaaactcacaTGGAAGATAAGATTTCAAAGGCTCAGAACCAAAGCCAGAGGCCTGAGCTAGTAAGCTAGCCATGGTTAAATGTCCAACCCCTAGAAgacaaaactcaataaaaactGCTGTACAGTTGAGCAAACGCCCTGAAAGTAGTGTCCTATAGGGTGGGATCTTGGCTTTACAAGCCATGGCGTCTATGGACACGGGACAAAGTTAAATCAAGCCAAAAAACATCCTTGAGCAAGAGCATCACAAGCAAAATGAGAAAGCACTGTACCCTTTTGAGATGCGATCACGCAAAAGCGAAACAGTCCCTTGAGCTTGAACACCTCGTATGAGATTAGTCGAAGAGAAAGAAGCCAGCAAGCTCAGAAGGATGACAAAGAGTAGATGAACAAAACCATCTAGAACTTCGTCAACAACCTGCATTTATAGATAGTAAAGAGGGAGGAGGAAAAGGTATTTGACATGATAGATTTTATTTCTGTGGTGGAGAAATCTTCGATGCTAGCTGTGAGATGGGGCTGGCATGGAAAAAGATCAACTCGTTTCCTAGCACAAGTTGTTAAAGCAAGTCCATTCATTCTAGAGGGGCAGGACACATGGAAAGTTCTCGTcttttttgaacttgaaaattagGAGACGGATGCCTCTTTGAATGCCACCACCGTCTTTGAAAActctaccttttttttaattaatataaacattCGAATTAGCTTGTATCagcttatatttatttttaatcttataaattttaaaattaataattatttaagatttataagcttgaattaataatttctataaaataaatttaaaatttaatcagtTAAATTACACCTTTTATAATAAatctacattgtttttttttttatatcaatcatTGCTACGAAACATAAATAGGGGCTGTTGATTCACTCAAAGTCTAAATAAGTTTGAATTAAGAAAATAAGATGGGAAATTGACGGAATAAAAACTGGAATCGACTCTTGATTGGTAAGAAACTCATTGATTAttctttttgaaataaaatagtcaaaaatcatattttaagtcttcttctttttttttaaaaaagaaaaatattaacttatttGATCAATCAGTTTTTAACCACAAACAAATTTGTTTtatgcttaatataaaaaaaatatatattatagataATTGAGCTATTGTCATTTTTATCGTATATGGTAAATttacatttcaaatttattatttaaaaatcatagaaaaattaataatttaaatttataacatgATGAACATGGCACGAAAGAACACATCACAGTTGGGtcatgtttaatgttttttagtcTAGCTTGACACGTGTTCTTTACTAGCTATTGCTGTCTAATTTGGCTTGTTCTTTTGCTTCTAGCCGTACACGTGGCGCTCACGGTTGGATTATTCCATGCAGAACGCGTGCGTTTTATCGTTCGTCTGGGTGTAGAAAACTAGCAAGTTCATCTTTTGTCCGGTTACTGAATTTCTCTTGGTACATTGTCGTGTCCCATGCTCTCAAATTTGTGTCTGCCTCTCATTTCTTGATGGGTATAAGtgcatttgtttaatttttttttttgataaaaaaatatcaaaaaatacataaacgtgtttgattgaaaaaagtagagataaaagaggaaaaatatgtttttcttccTCCATTATTCCCATCTTTTTTATTCTGATACAATGACTAGACGctgtttaattattgttttaaaacagCAAAAACTTGTTTCAAAACTAAATCTTTAATAAAGGCAGAGAAAGATATTATATGAATTTACTCTtaagattattataaaaatagatttatcttTATGTTAACTTCGCTTAGGTTTTGCTTCGTTGTTTCTTTATATGTACAGAAGCATTTGATCAAGCCTGAGCCTGATTGCTGGTGTTTCATTTCTCATTTGGATTGGATATAacgaaaaagaaagaattttgAGAGTGGCTTCTCATGACTTTGCCTTGTCATCTCAAGTCTCAACAGTGCTAATTTGTGAAGTTGGACTCTGTTGTTCTGTTTATAGTCTTCTAGTTGTTGGTGTGGCTTCTCATGACTCTGTTGTTCTGTTAATGTCTTGAAGAAACGTTGTCCTTCATGCTTAATTTGTAGTTTGAAAGAACCTATCAATTGCTTTAATGGTGTGGTCTTTTGTGCAAAGATTTTTGTCTCTAGAGGCAAAACAATGCTGTCAATCTCTATTTGCAACTCGATTATAAGCCCTTGAGGGGTTTTGTTCTCGTTTTGAGCCAGAGGCTGCTAATTCACCAGCTCTTCTAAAGCCCCTAGACTAAAATTAGTTTGGTGGAGTACAGATGATGGAAGTGAGGAGAAGTATGGTGGATGTGGTTTCTCAGGCTTCCTCAGCCTCCTGAGGATTATAAGCCCTTGGGATTTCTAGTCACCACAGACAAACCAGGTTTGGCCTTGTACTCCAAACTCGAGCTGCTATACCTATGGAACAGCGATGGTGAAGGTGTTGAAGCTTATGATTTGGAGTACATAGCGGGGAACAGAGCCACTGTTTACTCATCAAAAAGTGGACATGCTAGCTTCCCTCATCCCGGGTGTTACATTCAGGGTTCCCCTAAACTTCGGAGAGGAATAAGGAATGATGCAGCAAGTAGTAGTTTATACGTGGATTCAAGCatccattataaaaatattgcagCAGAGTATCTTCAAGAACTGAGCTAGATAAGATTATTAATCATTTGCCTGAGAGGATAGATATTCAGTGAACATATTTGATGAGTTACCAGTGGAGCTCTATGGAGAAGAAGGTCCTACTGGGCGGGAGATGGAAGAGGTTAGCTGTCCTCCTCCTTATTGCAGACTCTACCTCATTGCTCTCTGTCCTATTTTACACTGCTATTGAATGATTGACCTTCAAGAGGTATCCCTTTGTGTGTTTATATCTCATTGTTGTGTAGATTTATAATCGAGGTCGAGTACGGTTCCTCATCAAGCAAAAGTTTTCTGGGACACAGAAATCTGGCTGACATATATCCTGTGTGCAGGTGCAGCAGCTCTTCCACATGCATCTGCCCTGTAtgttgctgttttttttctgtaattgaTTCAAATGGCCAGGTATAGGATCATGAAGGATTGTGATTTGTGAATGTAATAGATGTATCCATTGTTTTTAGACTCGGGTTTCAGGTTTTGATCGGGTTGCttgagtcaatttttttttttttaaactaaaatgatattattttaattaaaaacaaaagtcatCGGGTTATAACCAGATTTTTAACTAGGTCTTGTTGGATTACTGGGTCACACCAGATTTTTTCTTtccctgttttttcttcaactcgaTCTGGTTCCAGCTCCGGGTCAACTAGCAcggccgggttttaaaactatagatGTATCATTACCTGAATTCTTCATGTAGCTTCaccgtttctttttcttcatcctcaaaattttttaatagtttccgaattatcttaaaaataatcaaattaattgaattatatcGTAGTAACTcttatatgatttaaatttaaatccagACTAGTTAATGAGTCGGTTTAAGAGATTTTcttctattaattttattttattttcaatttgattattatatatttttttacaagttaatcgggttatttttatattaattaagttGATCAGATCACGTAAAAACAACtcttatataatttagttttaaacctaaatttaattttaaatctaaattgaTTAAGAAGATAAATTAGAAGGTTATAAAGTtggcacattaaaaaaaataattttatacaattttacatgaaaaaaatcaaataattttttatatcaataaatatcTTTAGCGTTcatgagtttttaattaaaagcttTTTAATATCCATGTTTTGTTCGAATTctactttttttaatgaaaaatgacATCATTATTATATCATGATATAGAGAATTTAACTGTTTATGTTAAGTGATtctgaaagaaattaaattaaaaaagcttttaaaaaaaatagtttaggtGCAAACTGACACTACCCTGCAAGCTTGAGGGTCTATTTAATGCTTGCCCTTCTCTCTTTCTATACGTGTTCCAATCCAGTCTATTAAAAGCTAAAGCTCTGGGTTCGCTGGCAGTCTCTCGGTAAAACGGTGTGAATGGCGGCTTTGACAAATCGGTGCAGCTAATCCACTAGCTCTAACCCCAAACAGCACTTGTGCAAACCCTAACAGTGACAGACAGACAGATGTTGGCAAGAAGATTTATTTCTTTGTTCAAGAACTCCCCAAGTTCTCAAACTTCAAGGTAACCGACGCTTCTCTTCTACCAAACCAAGAATccaccttttaaattttaatttaattcaatttaattttgcatAATTAGTGGAGGGAAGTACTTGGATGAAGGAAAGAGCAAGTCTTTTGGTCGAAAGGCAGTTACGTTTGTGTTGGTTACGGTTACAGGTGGTGTGGCCTTGAGTGCTCTTGATGATCTGGCTATTTATCATGGCTGTAGCAGGTAATTTACATTTTTTACTGCGTTGATcagaaaaaaagttgatttcttttttctttttttgttttggt
It encodes the following:
- the LOC118050041 gene encoding nuclear transport factor 2 — encoded protein: MASPYPPPVTVKAVQVGSYFVGQYYQVLQQHPDLVHRFYADGSTIIRIDAHSTDSANTMLQIHALVMSLNFSAIEIKTINSLESWNGGVLVMVSGSVKTKDFVNRRKFVQTFFLAPQEKGYFVLNDIFHFVDDGVVYQQNLAPGPSENMYMQHPVAVSSDETFDAQLDSSHSPPEPPVSDYVLEEEAREYVNSVRIDDDPVDKYSLPEQQEQQDFETEIVVDETPVVETPASFQSAVNVGQDFPTAAPEEPMEEPQKKTYASILLVSKGLSSSSVVTQPPVNRSAPTTSDWNHMPTTTALQPESVSYATETGVEATEESFGVDEGEPKSVYVRNLPSDVTAAEIEEEFKHFGRIKPDGVFVRNRKDVVGVCYAFVEFEDLLSVQNAIKASPIQLAGRPVYIEERRPSTSIASRGGRGRGRGYQTDAPRGRFGGRSLGRGGNQDGGDYNRARGNGFYQRAF
- the LOC118050039 gene encoding uncharacterized protein: MLQATMLLRSSSTPVLGSLLSSISDSPNNSSSNHHHDINTTFKHSPIHHQSINKLPYHQTGCFCLSTISCTSSPISPSISEFSGRSHQGFRRAQSEGNLQGLLDYSSNNNDEQHYNPNQTRKVSGRSKCLMLETIPSFSFSTSRGRYEDEDEEDEDQSDVQDEEERAELEENVAAENGHFGLSNKMENMVLTEEVRVMDRIYWNVNFEEKREWIGEEMHLARGPGIDCGSNGNGGGGGYGGRSGGGSGDEFDSGGGDMHGTEEYYKRMVQENPGNPLFLRNYAQFLYQTKRDLQGAEEYYSRAILADPKDGEILSQYGKLVWELHQDQDRASSYFERGVQASPEDCHVHAAYASFLWETEDDDDDDDVECKVPQKEFDAKPPRFHEGAVVFARG